The Posidoniimonas corsicana genome has a window encoding:
- a CDS encoding alpha-L-fucosidase, whose translation MATVCTAWRTCRTQVCLVLAAWTAAWVSPYPAGAEPATRDAENVLLFTSFEEPADAGLRLLYSHDGLTWERIPGTFLKPHAGDGRLMRDPSLVRGPDGWFHLVWTTAWRGDNGFGHARSRDLVHWSPQRFVPVMEHEPTTVNVWAPEVFYDEPRERFIIAWASTIPGRYPDGLEEHKNNHRMYATTTRDFEEFTPTELFCEPDFSVIDAVIVPFDQDYRLVLKDNTRPVLGLRVAKGSSPLGPWTDISEPITRKFTEGPTVARFGDEYRIYFDAYHDHRYGVLSTKDFERFRDITDQAHFPEGHKHGTICNITQEELDYLKRVGGEMRPGVGSEFAPQLPQDEINRRLAEVDKTANGGPFIPTWESLKGFQTPSWYADAKLGVFIHWGPYSVPAFGSEWYPRNMYTTGSKEHQHHLATYGPLTEFGYKDFIPQFKAEKFAPKEWAALFKQAGVKYVVPVAEHHDGFPMYASDYTTWDASERGPKRDVVAELADAFRDEGIVVGASSHRAENWWFFGQGKLIDSDVQSPEWAPLYGPAHNKRMSESQAEPPSKAFLDDWLLRSCEIVDKHRPQVMYFDWWICQPVFQPYLKRFAAYYYNRADEWGQPAAINFKEWEGYSFPRGTGVLDVERGKFGGIQPELWQTCTSVSRNSWGYIEGHDYKDAGQLVDDLIDIVSKNGVMLLNIGPKADGTIPDEEQAMLREIGAWLSANGEAIYGARPWTTFGEGPTAAGDGSFSDGAATAFTDADFRFTSKPGVVYAIGLAWPEGESALVKSLNTSAHPIDEITLLGGEKLVEWRQDETGLHVTLPRTSDKAPPAYTLRITLAD comes from the coding sequence ATGGCCACCGTCTGCACTGCCTGGCGCACGTGCCGGACCCAGGTTTGCCTGGTGCTGGCCGCCTGGACAGCGGCTTGGGTGTCGCCTTATCCCGCAGGCGCCGAACCGGCGACGAGGGATGCTGAGAACGTGCTGCTCTTCACGTCCTTCGAGGAACCGGCCGACGCCGGGCTGCGGCTTCTGTACAGCCACGACGGGCTGACCTGGGAACGCATCCCCGGGACGTTCTTGAAGCCGCACGCGGGAGATGGCCGGTTGATGCGCGACCCTAGCCTGGTCCGCGGCCCCGACGGCTGGTTCCACTTGGTTTGGACAACCGCTTGGCGGGGCGACAACGGTTTCGGCCACGCCCGTTCGCGAGACCTGGTGCACTGGTCACCCCAGCGGTTCGTCCCGGTGATGGAGCACGAGCCGACCACGGTCAACGTGTGGGCGCCGGAGGTGTTCTACGACGAGCCTCGGGAACGGTTCATCATCGCCTGGGCCTCCACTATTCCCGGGCGGTACCCCGACGGGTTGGAGGAGCATAAGAACAATCACCGGATGTACGCGACTACCACGCGCGATTTTGAGGAGTTCACGCCCACCGAGCTGTTCTGCGAGCCCGACTTCAGCGTCATCGATGCTGTGATCGTCCCGTTTGATCAGGACTACCGCCTGGTTTTGAAGGACAACACTCGGCCTGTGTTGGGGCTGCGCGTGGCGAAGGGCAGCTCACCGCTCGGGCCCTGGACTGATATCAGCGAGCCGATTACCAGGAAGTTCACCGAGGGCCCAACCGTCGCGCGTTTCGGGGACGAGTACCGCATCTACTTCGACGCCTACCACGACCACCGGTACGGTGTGCTCTCCACCAAGGACTTTGAGCGCTTCCGCGACATCACCGACCAAGCCCACTTCCCTGAAGGTCACAAGCACGGAACGATCTGCAACATCACGCAGGAAGAGCTTGACTATCTGAAGCGGGTTGGCGGTGAGATGCGACCCGGCGTAGGAAGCGAGTTCGCGCCGCAGCTTCCTCAGGACGAGATCAACCGGCGACTGGCCGAAGTTGACAAGACCGCCAACGGAGGGCCATTCATACCGACTTGGGAGTCCCTCAAGGGCTTTCAGACTCCCTCGTGGTACGCCGACGCGAAACTGGGCGTGTTTATTCACTGGGGTCCGTACTCTGTGCCGGCCTTCGGCAGCGAGTGGTACCCCAGAAACATGTACACCACAGGCTCCAAGGAGCACCAACACCACCTCGCCACCTACGGTCCGCTGACCGAGTTTGGCTACAAGGACTTCATCCCCCAATTCAAAGCGGAGAAGTTTGCTCCAAAGGAGTGGGCAGCGTTGTTCAAGCAGGCCGGCGTGAAGTACGTCGTGCCGGTGGCCGAGCACCACGACGGCTTCCCGATGTACGCCAGCGATTACACCACCTGGGACGCGTCGGAGCGGGGCCCCAAGCGGGACGTAGTCGCCGAACTAGCCGATGCGTTCCGTGACGAAGGGATCGTGGTCGGAGCGTCCAGCCACCGAGCGGAGAACTGGTGGTTCTTCGGACAGGGCAAGCTGATCGACTCCGACGTTCAGAGCCCCGAGTGGGCGCCGCTCTACGGCCCCGCCCACAACAAGCGTATGAGTGAGAGCCAGGCCGAGCCGCCCAGCAAGGCGTTCCTCGACGACTGGCTGCTCCGCTCGTGCGAGATCGTCGACAAGCACCGACCGCAGGTGATGTACTTTGACTGGTGGATCTGCCAACCGGTGTTCCAGCCGTACCTCAAACGCTTTGCAGCCTACTACTACAACCGAGCCGACGAATGGGGCCAACCTGCCGCCATCAACTTTAAAGAGTGGGAAGGCTACTCGTTCCCCCGCGGCACAGGCGTGCTGGACGTTGAACGCGGCAAGTTTGGCGGCATCCAGCCGGAGCTGTGGCAGACCTGCACTTCGGTCTCGCGAAACTCGTGGGGCTACATCGAGGGGCACGACTACAAAGACGCAGGCCAGTTGGTCGACGACCTGATCGACATCGTCAGCAAGAACGGCGTCATGCTGCTGAACATTGGGCCGAAGGCCGACGGCACAATCCCCGATGAGGAGCAGGCCATGCTCCGCGAGATCGGGGCGTGGCTGTCCGCCAACGGCGAGGCGATCTACGGCGCCAGGCCGTGGACCACATTCGGCGAGGGGCCAACCGCGGCGGGCGATGGCTCGTTCTCCGACGGCGCAGCCACCGCCTTCACCGACGCCGACTTCCGGTTTACCAGCAAACCGGGCGTGGTCTACGCCATCGGCCTTGCCTGGCCCGAGGGGGAAAGCGCTTTGGTCAAGTCGCTGAATACATCTGCGCACCCAATCGACGAGATCACCTTGCTGGGCGGAGAAAAGTTGGTCGAATGGCGCCAGGATGAAACGGGGCTACACGTGACCCTCCCCCGCACGTCCGACAAGGCCCCCCCCGCCTACACACTGCGGATCACTCTGGCTGACTAG
- a CDS encoding L-fucose/L-arabinose isomerase family protein, with translation MTTQKPALGVIVGNRDFFPDQLVSEARADLQTLFDSLGVEPVWVSPEETKLGGIETHADARRCADLFRTRRDDIDGVLVCLPNFGDEKGVADTLKLAGLEAPVLIQGYPDDLNQLGVSRRRDAFCGKISVCNNLVQAGIPFTLTEKHVSTPGSDSFQADLQKFLGVCRVVNGFRGVRLGAVGARPGAFNTVRYSEKILERYGVSVTTVDLSEFLAAAGKLAADDPAVMAKLDEVHSYAPAPNAPSDRMLQMARLGVVLGHWMDDNAIDATAIQCWTSVQQNFGCNVCALMSMMSEKFMPSACEVDVTGVLTMYAMQLACDSPAAIVDWNNNYGDDEDRCALFHCGNWAKSFLPDIRIATAPILGSTLGEENTYGALEGRTPAGPLTFGRLTTADCEGRIRAYVGEGELTDDQLNTFGTRAVARVPRLRSLLHHICKNGFEHHVVMTQSHSSAVLSEAFETYLDIDTHTHA, from the coding sequence ATGACCACACAGAAACCCGCGCTCGGCGTTATCGTCGGCAACCGAGACTTCTTCCCCGACCAGCTTGTTTCCGAAGCGCGGGCCGACTTGCAGACGCTGTTCGATTCGCTCGGCGTAGAGCCCGTCTGGGTTTCGCCGGAAGAGACCAAGCTCGGCGGCATCGAGACGCACGCCGACGCGCGGCGGTGCGCCGACCTGTTCCGCACCCGCCGCGACGACATCGACGGCGTGCTGGTCTGCCTGCCCAACTTTGGCGACGAGAAGGGCGTGGCCGACACGCTGAAGCTCGCCGGGCTGGAAGCCCCCGTGCTGATCCAGGGCTACCCCGACGACCTGAACCAGCTGGGCGTGTCGCGTCGACGCGACGCGTTCTGCGGCAAAATCTCAGTATGCAACAATCTGGTGCAGGCGGGGATTCCGTTTACGCTAACCGAGAAACACGTCAGCACGCCGGGGTCCGACAGCTTCCAGGCCGACCTGCAGAAGTTCCTCGGCGTCTGCCGAGTGGTGAACGGGTTCCGCGGCGTGCGGCTGGGCGCCGTCGGCGCGCGGCCCGGAGCGTTCAACACCGTCCGCTACAGCGAGAAGATCCTCGAGCGGTACGGCGTCAGCGTGACCACGGTCGACCTCTCGGAGTTCTTAGCCGCCGCCGGCAAGCTGGCCGCGGACGACCCAGCGGTCATGGCCAAGCTGGACGAGGTGCACAGCTACGCCCCGGCGCCCAATGCGCCGAGTGACCGCATGCTGCAGATGGCCCGGCTGGGCGTGGTGCTCGGCCACTGGATGGACGATAACGCCATCGATGCCACGGCCATCCAATGCTGGACCAGCGTGCAGCAGAACTTCGGCTGCAACGTCTGCGCGCTGATGAGCATGATGAGCGAGAAGTTCATGCCCAGCGCGTGCGAGGTGGACGTCACCGGCGTGCTGACGATGTACGCGATGCAGCTCGCCTGCGACTCGCCGGCGGCGATCGTCGACTGGAATAACAACTATGGCGACGACGAAGACCGCTGCGCCCTGTTCCACTGCGGCAACTGGGCCAAGAGCTTCCTGCCCGATATTAGGATCGCCACAGCGCCGATCCTCGGCAGCACTCTGGGCGAAGAGAACACCTACGGCGCGCTTGAGGGCCGCACGCCGGCCGGCCCACTGACCTTCGGGCGGCTCACCACCGCCGACTGCGAGGGCCGTATCCGCGCGTACGTCGGCGAAGGGGAGCTGACCGACGATCAGCTCAACACCTTCGGCACCCGTGCGGTCGCGCGGGTGCCGCGGCTCCGCAGCCTGCTCCACCACATCTGCAAGAACGGCTTCGAGCACCACGTGGTCATGACCCAGTCCCACTCGTCCGCAGTGCTCAGCGAGGCGTTCGAAACCTACCTCGACATCGACACCCACACCCATGCCTGA
- a CDS encoding transketolase produces the protein MPDRGPLTDDQLRRLSVRMRQDVLRYILSAGAGHTGGSLSCVDILNVLYNRVLRVSPETFGNPDRDRYVQSKGHSVEALYVVLAHAGFFPIEQLETLCQYNSPFVGHPTRKTPGIEMNTGGLGHGLPICTGMAIGGQRSGARYRVFTLMGDGELAEGSNWEAAMAAAHYKLDNLTAIIDHNSLQITGATRDVCSNEPLDEKFAAFGWAVVSIDGHDYGQLTDALSAPAEAGKPTCVIANTTKGRGVSFMEGDVAWHHGVPSQQQYDDAIAELQAAERELEEAAL, from the coding sequence ATGCCTGATCGCGGCCCTCTTACCGACGACCAGCTCCGGCGCCTCAGCGTCAGAATGCGGCAGGACGTGCTCCGGTACATCCTGTCGGCCGGCGCCGGTCACACCGGCGGCAGCCTGTCGTGCGTCGACATCCTCAATGTGCTGTACAACCGCGTGCTGCGGGTGTCGCCCGAGACCTTCGGCAACCCAGACCGCGACCGCTACGTGCAGAGCAAGGGCCACTCGGTCGAGGCCCTCTACGTTGTGCTCGCGCACGCGGGGTTCTTCCCGATCGAGCAGCTCGAAACGCTCTGCCAGTACAACTCTCCGTTCGTCGGCCACCCCACCCGCAAAACGCCTGGCATTGAGATGAACACCGGCGGCCTGGGGCACGGGCTGCCGATCTGCACCGGCATGGCGATCGGCGGCCAGCGGTCGGGCGCCCGCTACCGGGTGTTCACGCTGATGGGCGACGGCGAGCTTGCCGAGGGCTCCAACTGGGAGGCCGCGATGGCCGCCGCCCACTACAAGCTGGACAACCTGACCGCCATCATCGACCACAACTCGCTGCAGATCACCGGCGCTACCCGTGATGTCTGCAGCAACGAGCCGCTGGACGAGAAATTCGCCGCGTTCGGCTGGGCGGTGGTGTCGATCGACGGCCACGACTACGGCCAGCTGACCGACGCCCTGTCCGCGCCCGCCGAGGCGGGCAAGCCGACCTGCGTCATCGCCAACACCACCAAGGGCCGCGGCGTGAGCTTCATGGAGGGGGACGTCGCCTGGCACCACGGCGTCCCTAGCCAACAGCAATACGACGACGCCATCGCCGAGCTGCAGGCAGCCGAGCGTGAACTCGAGGAGGCAGCCCTGTGA
- a CDS encoding transketolase family protein — protein sequence MSAPAPSVYSPAATAHAERLGLSLGRANLEVFAETLEELADSDPSIVAVTSDSRGSGKLKPFGQRLPDQIVEVGIAEQNLVGIAAGLAAVGRRSFAVSPACFLTARSLEQIKNDICYSDVPATVVGISAGVSYGALGSTHHSLHDYAALRAIHNLTIIAPADNYEAAEAVRLAAAHDKPVYLRFGKAKLYDLPRHGQQFEPGRATLLRDGSDVALFGIGETVIHCLLAAEMLAEDGVEARVLSMHTLRPLDADAIEEAARDCRAIVTAEEHSVHGGLGGAVAEALAERGGAPPLKIVGVPDEDTVTGSQADIFRHYGITGEGISAAAQHLLQRQEVAR from the coding sequence GTGAGTGCACCCGCCCCCAGCGTCTACTCACCAGCGGCCACCGCGCACGCCGAGCGGCTCGGGCTATCTCTGGGCCGTGCGAACCTGGAAGTCTTTGCCGAAACGCTTGAGGAGCTAGCCGATTCCGACCCTAGCATCGTGGCCGTGACCAGCGACTCCCGCGGTTCCGGCAAACTGAAGCCGTTCGGTCAGAGGCTGCCGGACCAGATTGTGGAAGTGGGCATCGCGGAGCAGAACCTGGTCGGCATCGCCGCCGGGCTAGCCGCAGTCGGGCGTCGGTCGTTCGCAGTGTCGCCGGCCTGCTTCCTCACGGCCCGCTCGCTCGAGCAGATCAAGAACGACATCTGCTACTCCGACGTGCCCGCAACGGTCGTTGGGATCAGCGCTGGGGTCAGCTACGGCGCACTCGGCAGCACCCACCACTCGCTGCACGACTACGCGGCGTTGCGGGCGATCCACAACCTCACGATTATCGCCCCGGCTGACAACTACGAAGCCGCCGAGGCGGTCCGCTTGGCCGCCGCTCACGACAAGCCGGTCTACTTGCGGTTCGGCAAGGCCAAGCTGTACGACCTGCCCCGCCACGGGCAGCAGTTTGAACCGGGCCGCGCGACCTTGCTCCGTGACGGATCCGACGTGGCGCTATTCGGCATCGGCGAGACCGTCATCCACTGCCTGTTGGCCGCCGAGATGCTGGCCGAGGACGGCGTGGAGGCCCGAGTGCTGAGCATGCACACGCTACGACCGCTTGATGCCGACGCAATCGAGGAAGCCGCCCGCGACTGCCGCGCAATCGTCACCGCCGAGGAGCACTCGGTGCACGGCGGCCTTGGCGGCGCGGTGGCCGAAGCGCTTGCCGAGCGTGGCGGCGCGCCCCCGCTCAAGATCGTTGGCGTACCCGACGAGGACACCGTGACCGGGAGCCAGGCGGACATCTTCCGGCACTACGGCATCACCGGCGAGGGGATCTCGGCGGCGGCGCAGCATCTGCTGCAGCGGCAGGAGGTCGCCCGATGA